The following nucleotide sequence is from Pandoraea thiooxydans.
GTTACGATTGCGGCAGCAAGCTGGGCTATCTCAAGGCGACTGTCGAGTTCGCGCTGCGCCACGAGGAAGTCAAGGATGAATTCACTGCGTATTTGAAGCAGGTGCAGCTCAAATAACACCGTGCGCCCCGCATGAAAAAGCCGGCACTCGATGGCGCCGGCTTTTTTTGCGTGCTTGGTTCGGGTTATCGCCGGCGCATCAGGAAATAAAACGTCTTGTCTTCCTCGCGCGACTCCACCAGCTCGTTGCCAGTCTGCTTGGCAAACGCGGCAAAATCGCGTGCCGAACCGGGATCGGTCGCCATCACCCTCAGTATTTCCCCGCTCTGCATATCGGCCAGCGCCTTCTTGGCGCGCAAAATCGGCAACGGGCAGTTCAAGCCACGCGCGTCGACTTCTCGTTGAAACTCCATGGTACGGTCCCTTTCATGCGGCCGCGTGATGCGCGGCCCGATCCAACAGATATTACTCCAGCCCTCGCGCCGCGTTAGCCTTCGGCGGCCGGCAGGCGCGGCGAATCCACGTAGTCGAACGGCAAGCCACGCTGCCGCATCCACTCGGCCACCGCGTGTCCGGTGCCGGCTCGCCATGGCCGCAAGCGATGCGGCGCGATCAAGCGATAATCGACCAGCTCGTCGGACAGCACGATCTCGCCCTCGCAACGTGCATGATACGCAATGATCAACTCGTTCTTGCGCATGAACTCATAGACGCCCAGCAGCGTCAGCCCGCTGACCTCCAGATTGGTCTCCTCCCTGATTTCGCGCCGGATGCCGTCTTCCGGAGTCTCGTCGCGCTCGAGAAATCCGGTGATCAGCGCAAACATGTCTTCCGGCCAGGCCGCATTGCGGGCCAGCAGCACCTGGCCGTCGTACTCGATGAGCGCAGCGACCACCGGCAGCGGATTATCCCAATGAACATAGCCGCAAGCCCTGTCCGGACACGCGCGGCGCCGGCGGCCGGCGATCTCGAGATCGGCCAGGGCCGCGGCGCATTGCGGGCAGTATTTCAATAAGCTCATGATTGACGGACTCGATACGGATAGCGGACTCGACAAGGCAAACGCCATACGACGCTATAATGCACAAAA
It contains:
- a CDS encoding sulfurtransferase TusA family protein encodes the protein MEFQREVDARGLNCPLPILRAKKALADMQSGEILRVMATDPGSARDFAAFAKQTGNELVESREEDKTFYFLMRRR
- a CDS encoding NUDIX domain-containing protein, translated to MSLLKYCPQCAAALADLEIAGRRRRACPDRACGYVHWDNPLPVVAALIEYDGQVLLARNAAWPEDMFALITGFLERDETPEDGIRREIREETNLEVSGLTLLGVYEFMRKNELIIAYHARCEGEIVLSDELVDYRLIAPHRLRPWRAGTGHAVAEWMRQRGLPFDYVDSPRLPAAEG